The window CAACTGAGCTACCCGGCCGGCCTGTCAAACAGCCCTGCCCCGGTGGCGCCGGCCCGACCAGACCGCGACGAAAAGCCCGCGCGGCGTTAGGCGGCGCGGGCGCGGCCGGAAAGCCCCGGACGCAGTCCGGGTGACATAGCGGGGGCGGGATTTGAACCCGCGACCTCCGGGTTATGAGCCCGGCGAGCTACCAGACTGCTCCACCCCGCGTCATTCTCAGTGTTCTAGTATAGCCGCGCCACGACCGGGTGTCAACCCGCGGGGCGGCTTGTGGGGCGCGTCAGACCACGAGGTTGATGAGGCGGTCGGGCACGAAAATCACCTTGCGTATGGGGTTGCCGTCGAGGAAGCGGCGTACGTTCTCATCGGTGAGCGCGGCGGCGCGGGCCTCGTCCTGGGCGAGGCCGCGGCGTACGGGGATGCGGGCCCGCACGCGGCCGTTCACCTGGACGACGAACTCGACCGTGTCGGCCGTGGCCTTCTCCGGATCGTACTCTGGCCAGCGCGCTTCCTGGAAGAGGCTGTGCTTCCCGCCGAGCTGCTGCCACAGCTCCTCGGCGAGGTGGGGGGCGAAGGGGGCGACGAGCCGGACGAGCGGCTCGATCTCGGCGCGGTTCGCGCGGCGGCCGCCTTCGCGCACCGCGTTGAGGTACTCCATCAGCGCGGCAATGGCCGTGTTGTAGCGCAGCCCGGCGATATCCTCCGTCACCTTGCGCATGGTCGCGTGGAGCTTCTGCTCGAGCGCTGCGGAGACGGGCTCCTCGCCCAGCTCGCCGACCGGGACGACCGTGTCCCAGAGGCGAGACAGGAAGCCATGCGGCCCCTGGATCCCCTGGTCCCGGAAGTCGCCCCCCTCCTGGTAGGGCCCCAGGAACATGAGGTAGGTACGCAAGGTGTCGGCGCCGTAACGCTCGAGGTATTCATCCGGAATCACCACGTTGCCGCGGCTCTTGGACATCTTGGCGCCGTCCCGGATGATCAGCCCGTGCTTGCGGAAGCGGAGGTAGGGCTCTTCGAATTCCAGGTAGCCCAGGTCGTGCAGTGCCATGGTGATGAAGCGGCTGTAGAGCAGGTGGAGGACGGCGTGCTCCTCCCCGCCGATGTAGATATCGACCGGCAGCCACTTGCGGGTGAGTTCCGGGTCGAAGGGCACGTCGTCGCGGTCCGTGGAAGCGTAGCGCAGGAAGTACCAGGCGCTGTCCAGGAAGGTATCGCTCACGTCCGTCTCGCGGCGCGCCTCGCCCCCACATTGCGGGCAGGGGACGCGGTACCATTGCGCGACACGGGCCAGCGGACTCACGCCACTCTCGTCCGGCTTGTAGTTCTCGATGTACGGCAGCACGACCGGCAACTCGCTCTCCGGCACGGGAACGGTGCCGCAGCGGCCGCAGTGGATGATGGGGATGGGCGGCCCCCAGTAGCGCTGGCGCGAGATGCACCAGTCGTGCAGGCGGTAGTGGACGCGAGGCTCGGCGAGGCCTTGCGCCTCGAGCCAGGCGACGATGGCGCGGCCGCCCTCGTCCCACTTCATACCATTGAACTGCCCGGAGTTGACCAGCACGCCGGCGCCGGTGTAGGCCTGGTGCAGCGGCGTTCCCTCGTGTTCCGGCTCGCCGGCCACTACGCGGCGGATCGGCAGCGCGAACCTGGTCGCGAACTCGAAGTCGCGGTCGTCGTGCCCCGGCACCGCCATGATCGCACCCGTGCCGTACTCCATGAGCACGTAATCCGCGATCCAGATGGGGATCTCCTCGCCCGTCGCAGGATTCAGGCAGTAGCCGCCGGTGAAAATGCCCGTCTTCCCCTTCTCCGTCTTCCGGCGCGTGACCAGGTCCAGGGACGCGATGCGGCTGCGGTAGGTGTCCACCACGGCGCGGTGCTCGGGCGCGGTGACCGCGTCCACCAGCGGGTGCTCCGGCGCGAGCACCATGAAGGTGGCGCCAAAGAGCGTGTCGGGGCGGGTGGTGAAGACATCGATGCCCCCCGCCGCATCACCAGACTGAGCGACGCGGGGACGCGGCGACGCGGCGTTCTCCCTGTCGCCGGCTCGCCGTGTCGCCGTGTCGCCCTCTCGCCGTTTCGGAGCTGGGACCAGGGGGAAGCGGATGAGCGCGCCCTCGCTCTTGCCGATCCAGTTTTCCTGCGCCCGCTTGGTGGTATCGGACCAGTCGATCCAGGACAGGTTGGCGAGCAGCCGCTCGGCGTAGCGGGTGATCTTGAAGAACCATTGCGCGAGGAAGCGCTGCTCGACCAGGGTGCCGCAGCGTTCGCACTCGCCCGCGATCACCTGCTCGTTGGCCAGCACCGTGTGGCAGGACGGGCACCAGTTGACCGGCGCGACCTTCCGTTCCGCCAGCCCTGCCTTGTAGAGCTGCAGGAAGATCCACTGCGTCCACCGGTAGTAGCGCGGGTCCGTCGTATCGACCGTGTGCTGCCAGTCATACATGGCGCCACTGCGCTTGAGCTGCCGCCTGAAGTTCTCAATGTTGCGCGGGATCAGCTCCATGGGGTGGGTGCCGACCTTGAGCGCATAGTTCTCCGAGTGGATGCCGAACGCGTCGAAGCCGATGGGCTCGAAGACGTCCTCGCCCTGCAGCCGCTTCCAGCGCCCGTAGACGTCCGCGCCCGTGAAGGCATACACGTTCCCGACGTGCAGCCCCTCGGCGGACGGGTAGGGATACATCATGAGGTTGTAGAAGGGGCGCTGCGCACGGTGGAGCGCATCAGCGCTGAAGGTGTTGGTTCCCTCCTCGGCCCAGCGCTGCTGCCACTTCGCCTCGATCGCGATGGCGTCGTACGTCGTCTGCGTGCCCTCGCTCATGCCGCCATTCCTGCCGTAAACGCGCCAACCCCCAAAAATATACGCTCAGCGCGCGACGCCTACAATCGCGCGAAACTACCGAAACTACTGCTCACCCGCTTCACCCGCTCACCCGCCACACCCCGCCACGTGCGGACACCCCGCCTCACCCGCCTGCGAGCTGCCCGAGCGCCGCGAACGGGTCGGCCGGCGAGCGGCGGGCGGCGGCTCGAATGGCTCTTACGGCGGCGGGCAGATCACCGGCGGCGCGCTGCCAGGCGGCTTCGAACAGGTGCAGCCGATCGTGGTAGACGCGCCGGGCGATGAGCAGCGCATTGTTCCAGCGGAGGCGGCCGAAGCCGCGGTACGCCGAGGTCTCGAGCGCCGGCTCCACCTCGGCCGCGAAACGGGAGCGCGCGCGCTGGAACACCGTTTCGCGGGCGCCGAGCCGCTGCTCGAACGAGAGATCGGCGCGCGCGTAGAGGGTTTCCAGCTCGCGGATCAGATCCGACAGAAAAGCGGCGAAGCGGAGGTTGTCGGCCCAGCCGCGCTCGGCTTCCTGGCAGCGCTGACCTTGCTGGCCTTCCAGGCTGCAGAAGAAGAGGATGGCGCCGCGCTCGCCGACGAAGCTCGCGAAGCTCTCGTTGAAGCCGACTTGCCCGGGCAGGAAGAGGCTGTTGTGCGTGAGCTCGTGGATCACCGTCGAGACCAGGTTTACGTCGCTGGCGCGGAGGAGCGTCGAGAGCAAGGGATCGCTGAACCAGCCCAGCGTGCTGAACGCGCTGGTTGGGCGGACGTAGGTGTCGTACCCCTCCTGCTCCAGCTCCTCGGCCGCACGCTGCGCGGCGCGCGCACTGAAGAACCCTTTGTAGGGCACGTGCCCCACGATGGGGAACCACCAGGTGAGCTGTTGGAAGCGGTCGCGGCGCGCGGCGGAGACTACCAGGGCAAGCGTATCGCGGTCGACCCAGGAATAGCTGGTATAGCTGCTCCCTGCAGCCAGGCCGAGCGCCTCCCGGGCAAAGGTCCGCGCCTCGAGTACCAGGCGCAGCTTGCGACGCGTCTCGGCGCTGGTCGCAGGATCGTCCACCAGCTCCATGATCGGACGGCGCCGGCTCAGGATCTTGCCCTCCTCGATCCCCGCGCGTAACACGTAGAGGGGAGTGCAGGTGAGCGATCCGGCGGCGGCGGCGGCCAGGACCAGCAGCAGGGTGGCTTTCTTGCGCATGTCCTCCGTGGCAAGGCGGGCGACGGCGAGTAAGACCCTCGCTGGTGCCGCGGGGTTCCCGCGCTGTAATCCTGGCGGTCAAGAGGCGTGCCCCGGTTCCGGTTGCGGCCAGGGCCTGCGGCCGCCGCCTGAGCGGTGCGGTACGATTCGTGCCCGCGCGGGGGCGCCCAACGGCCTGCCCTCGGTTCTCCTGCTGGTCTCCGATCCCGTGGACGCCGTGCACGCGCTCGACCTGGGAGCGGCAGGCGTGCTGAGCCGTCCGCTCGTTCCGGAGCGCCCGCCATGCAGCTTCACGAAGGCTAAGTGGTCGAATCCGCAAATACGCCCGCATTCGGC is drawn from Gemmatimonadota bacterium and contains these coding sequences:
- a CDS encoding leucine--tRNA ligase, which produces MSEGTQTTYDAIAIEAKWQQRWAEEGTNTFSADALHRAQRPFYNLMMYPYPSAEGLHVGNVYAFTGADVYGRWKRLQGEDVFEPIGFDAFGIHSENYALKVGTHPMELIPRNIENFRRQLKRSGAMYDWQHTVDTTDPRYYRWTQWIFLQLYKAGLAERKVAPVNWCPSCHTVLANEQVIAGECERCGTLVEQRFLAQWFFKITRYAERLLANLSWIDWSDTTKRAQENWIGKSEGALIRFPLVPAPKRREGDTATRRAGDRENAASPRPRVAQSGDAAGGIDVFTTRPDTLFGATFMVLAPEHPLVDAVTAPEHRAVVDTYRSRIASLDLVTRRKTEKGKTGIFTGGYCLNPATGEEIPIWIADYVLMEYGTGAIMAVPGHDDRDFEFATRFALPIRRVVAGEPEHEGTPLHQAYTGAGVLVNSGQFNGMKWDEGGRAIVAWLEAQGLAEPRVHYRLHDWCISRQRYWGPPIPIIHCGRCGTVPVPESELPVVLPYIENYKPDESGVSPLARVAQWYRVPCPQCGGEARRETDVSDTFLDSAWYFLRYASTDRDDVPFDPELTRKWLPVDIYIGGEEHAVLHLLYSRFITMALHDLGYLEFEEPYLRFRKHGLIIRDGAKMSKSRGNVVIPDEYLERYGADTLRTYLMFLGPYQEGGDFRDQGIQGPHGFLSRLWDTVVPVGELGEEPVSAALEQKLHATMRKVTEDIAGLRYNTAIAALMEYLNAVREGGRRANRAEIEPLVRLVAPFAPHLAEELWQQLGGKHSLFQEARWPEYDPEKATADTVEFVVQVNGRVRARIPVRRGLAQDEARAAALTDENVRRFLDGNPIRKVIFVPDRLINLVV
- a CDS encoding aminopeptidase, encoding MRKKATLLLVLAAAAAGSLTCTPLYVLRAGIEEGKILSRRRPIMELVDDPATSAETRRKLRLVLEARTFAREALGLAAGSSYTSYSWVDRDTLALVVSAARRDRFQQLTWWFPIVGHVPYKGFFSARAAQRAAEELEQEGYDTYVRPTSAFSTLGWFSDPLLSTLLRASDVNLVSTVIHELTHNSLFLPGQVGFNESFASFVGERGAILFFCSLEGQQGQRCQEAERGWADNLRFAAFLSDLIRELETLYARADLSFEQRLGARETVFQRARSRFAAEVEPALETSAYRGFGRLRWNNALLIARRVYHDRLHLFEAAWQRAAGDLPAAVRAIRAAARRSPADPFAALGQLAGG